The sequence below is a genomic window from Haloferax mediterranei ATCC 33500.
GTCGCTTGCGGTTAAAATCGGGGCCGAAGTCGGCGAAGACCTTCTCCTGTTCGAGGATACCGACTCGAGGGTTCGTCACGGCGAGTCTGAGATTGTGCCAGTCGCCGCGTTCGACGCGCGCGATGACGAAGTGGTCGAGGTCGATGAAGACGCTTATCAGCACCGCGACGGCGACAAGGAGCGCCACGCTACCCGGTGGATGCAGGGCGACCGCTGCGGCCGCGCCGACGACTCCACCGACGACGGCGTGTTCGAGCGATTTCACAGTTCACGTGAGGCCACAGTTGGGTGACTTCACGGAGAGACGTGCGACCGGACCCGCCGGAGCACGAGGTCCGGGTCGTACTCGTCTTCGGACTTATCCCAGACGCGTTCGCCATCGACGGTAACTCTGAGGACACCGTTTTCTCCAGTTACGAGGGCGACGCGGTCCAGTCGCTGGCCGAACTGCTGGAG
It includes:
- a CDS encoding SelT/SelW/SelH family protein; this encodes MTEVEIEYCVPCGLLDRAEEMQHNLLQQFGQRLDRVALVTGENGVLRVTVDGERVWDKSEDEYDPDLVLRRVRSHVSP
- a CDS encoding metal-dependent hydrolase, which translates into the protein MKSLEHAVVGGVVGAAAAVALHPPGSVALLVAVAVLISVFIDLDHFVIARVERGDWHNLRLAVTNPRVGILEQEKVFADFGPDFNRKRLLSHHLIGGIAVGGLALSGTGSLAAFVAVVLYAHVIGDFLRDLGIA